TTGGTAGGACAAGAAGAAGCTGCCAATATTTTAAAGCATATGAGCCTTGGTGAGGTAGAAGAAGTTGTTAAAGAGCTGGCCGAAATTAAAGAACTAAAAAAGGTCGACATCGACTCTACTTTAAGTTCTTTTATTACCGATACCGAAGAGCAAGGGCTCTTTAAAGGTGGTGTTGATGTGGCACGTGGGTTTTTAAAGGTAGCTTTTGGTGATGAAGAGGGCGAGCGCATTTTACGTAATGCCACCCCCGATGATAAACCGTTTGCCTTTTTAGAAGAGCTAGATAAAGAACAATTAAGCACTTTACTAAAAGATGAAAGTATCGAAACCCTAGCGGTAATTATACCGCGCTTAAAGCCGCAAATAGCTAAAGAGGTGCTGGCTAATGTTTCGGTTATTTATCAGGGCGATTTAATTAAAAGAATAGCGCAAGGCCGCAAAGTTGACGGTAGCATAATTACACGTATAGAAGAAATTTTGCGTGAGCGCCTTAAAAAGCAAGGCGGGCAATGGCAGCAGATAGAAACCGATGGTAAAAAAGCTTTAGCCGATATGATTAGGTATATGGATAACAGCGAAGCTAAACAAATTATGCAAGAGTTACCCGATGAAGTTGCCAAAGAGATAGAAGAATACATCTTTGATGTAGATACTTTACTATTAATCGCTGACCGCGATTTTCAAACATTTTTACATAATATGAATGAGTACGAAATAGCGGTATTGTTAAAGGGCAAAACCAGCGAGATAAGGGCAAAATTTTTACGTAATGTGTCGGCCAGCCGCAAAACTCTGATAGAAAAAGAAGAAAGTCTTTTGCAGCCTATGCGCCGCAGCGAGGTAAACCAGCTTACACGTGAATTTTTAGATAAACTTAAAGAACTAGAACGTAAAGGGAAGCTGGTTTTAATGCGGGATAGCGAAGAATATTTGTAGGAAGTTTTTATGCCAAAAAGCTATAGCAAAGAACAAACTTTGTATTCTTTAGCCAGTGAGCTAAATACTACAACTTTAGACGAAAGCAGCTTAATAAACTTTGCCGAAGATTTAGTTAAGGTGCTTGAAGCCGAAGAAGCCGAGTGCGAACTTATAAGTAAAGAGTTTTTTGGCAAAACACATGGTTTTAAACGCGAATTTGGTTTAGCTTTGGTACCTTTCTCTACTATATTTATCGATGTTACCGAGATATTAGAAGGTAAACTTAGCGTATTGTTTGGTTTTAATAAAAGAAGTTTATTTAAATATTTTAATAGATTTAATAATAAAAAAATTGCTTTACATTTTAATGAATGGGAGCAAAAGCTTACAGAGCAATTTAAAGCCGGGCAAAATAGCAGCAGCGAACGATTTATTTGGCGTTATAGTAACTTTATTAAAGATTTATCGCGCTTACCTTCAGATAAAACTCAACAAGAAGAACGTATTAAATTAATTACTTTACTTAGCGAGGCTGTTAAGCCTTTTTTCAACTACGATAATTCTTCGTGGGAGACAAAAGCTATCGATACTATGGGCCAATACGTAGCAACCAAAGCTGAATTAGTGCTGCCTAAAAAAGAGGCTTTGCTTTATAAAATGCGCCGTATTAAACTAGGCAGTTATCAAAATAAAATAAGTAATTTATTAGATGAAGCGCGGGTTAAATTTCAGAACGATTTAATTAAATCTTTTGAGGGTGATTATTTTACTGTGTGTAATAATATGGAAAAATTGTGGCAAAATTATTTGCTTAAGTTGCGTGAGCGCCGTCATCGTATTATTATTTATTTAAATAATTTGACTTATTAAGCAAGCCGGTTGTTTTTTATTTAAAAAATTGTTACTTTAAAGTTATGAAAAAAATAATTTTTTTATTTTTAGCTATTGCCGGCTATGCTATAAATAACGAGCCTGATGGCTTTAATGTGGGTATATTAACCATTAATGATAATCGGTTGAGCTTTATCAACACTGGGTATAACACTATTAACTCAGATATTAACCTGCCTAATATTAGCGGTTCTGATGATGCAGAAGAGTACAGCGCTCTTTTAGCCAACCGTGTAAATGCTCAAATTCGGGAGGAGCTTGAGGCTTTATGGGCTGCAACTTCGCATGTGGATTTTACAGCTAATTACGATATTTACCAAGCTAGTAATCTGCCCATTGTTAGTCTATTGCTCAATTTTTCCCGTTATACCGGCGGGGCTAATGCTATGATTAACTTAGAAAGTGTTAGCTTTAATTACGATACCGGTGAAAGACTAGAATGGGCTAATATTTTTAGCCCGCAGGCCAAAGATTTTTTTGTAACTGATATTAACCGGCAAATAAGCGAAGCTAACGCTCATAGCAGCGAGCAAAACCCGACCATCTTTTTTGATGGTAGTTTAATAAATTTAGATAAAGCCCACTGGTTTTTTAATCAAAATGAGTTTATACTGATATTTGATTTATACGAGTTAGGGCCGCGTGCAAGCGGGAATATTAGATTTAGCTACAGTATTCAGGCCCTAATTAATAATGACTTATTAACACTGAGGTAACCTATGAGCAAAAAACTTGGAAGCAAAAAATTTTTAGGTATAATAGCTATAGCCGTAATAAGCATAGTAGCTGTTATTGTGGTAATTAATCTTGTATCTTCTTTTGTTGGGAATAATAGAGAAACCGGCCGGCTTGAGGTAAATGAATCTTTCACGCTGGATTTATCTATTTTAGGGCGTATTAATAATATAAGTATGTCGTTTAATTTTAGGGTAAATGCTCCCAATATCAGCGGCAGTGCCGATGCCGAAGCCTTTACCAATAATATTAAAAACCAGCTTAACACCTTAACTAATAATATTTACGATGTAAATAGGCCGGTAGAACAATCTTTTATTAAAGAGATAAATTATTATACGGTACTTAACCCGCAACTAAGGTCTTTAAGCGTAATTATAAATACTTTAACTATTATCGATGGTGTTGAAAGCAGAGAGCTTATCGCCGCCGGCTTTAGAACCAATAACGGCCGCCGATTAAACTTTAACGATGCTTTTAGCCGCAATGCTGTTCCCGCTCTGGTAGCCGAGCTTAATAACCGTTTGCCTACAGCCCTTGCCGGCTTAAATGAGCCGGTATTAAATAATTTAATTATTAATAACGAGCATTTTACCGAAGTTATTAATAATCATAGTTGGTACTTTACCGAAGAAGAGCTGGTGGTTGTCTTTAATAATTTAGCTGCCGGCGGCGCTCCTTTAACATTAACCATTCCTATAAGTTTTTTAAGAAGCAACCGTTTAGTTAGATAATAAAAAAAGCTCCTAATCATTTTTACTGTTAGGAGCTTTTTTATATTGTAGCAAAGTTTGGTTATCCACTTAGCGGCTGCCTTTATAAATAATGCGTACTTGCTTGTAAAGGCCTTCGCCTTCGCTTTGGGTAATAATATCGTTGCGGTTACTTAAAGCTGTATGGACAAGGCGGCGTTCAAAGGGGTTCATAGGCTCTAGCAAACGGCTGCGTTTATTTTTAGCTACCATATCGGCGCTTTTAATAGCTTGTTTTACCAGTAATTCTTCTTGCCTTCGTCGGTAATCTTCAATATCTAAAATAATACGCGGCAGCAGAGCATCTTCATCACGATTATTTTTACTGGTGTACGCATTAATAATTAGCTGTAAAGCATCGAGGTTTTTACCTTTCTTACCAATTAAAATAGAGGCGCTATCGCTTACTATCTCTAGCACTATCTTTTCCCTTTCGCGTCTTTGTACCTTAATTTGGGCGGTATAACCCATTAATGCGATAACTTTTTCTAAAAATGTGATAGCTTCTGTTTCGATGGCCAAAGTTTCACCATTAAATACAACGGGTTTTTTGTCGGCTTTGCTGCCGGCTTCTTGGTAGTGTACTCTAATACGAACATTAGCTTTTTTAAAGAAACCGGCCTTTTCGGTCTCTAGAATTTCTACTTCAAATTCTTCAATTTGCAGCTCAGCAATAGCTTTTTCGATAGCTTCCTGCTCGCTTCTTCCTTCAAATTCTTTTATCATTTATCTTTTCTTCCTTGTTGGAGCAATTTTATTCTGAGCTTTGGCGTTGGCATTAGCTTGTTCCATAAGCCGCGCCATAAAACCTTTTTTAGGCTTAGGAGGTTTAATGCGCCCCGATTTTTTTAGCCAATTAATAATTAGCTGCTGCACTAAAGCTAAAATGTTAGAGAATGTCCAGTATAGTAGCAGACCGCTAGGCATATCGTACAGTACAAAGAAAAAGATAATAGGCATAAGGTTCATCATCATCTTCATACTAGGGTTTTGCATAGGCTGGCTGGCCTGCATTATCTTGTTCATTAAGAGCTGTGTTAGTACATAAAATACCGGTAATAACCTAATGGCACTGCCAATAAAAATAGGTATAGTAAAAGGTAAAGTGGCTATTTGGTCGGGGGCCGAAAGGTCGGTTATCCAGCCCAGAAAAGGAGCGTGCCTAAAATCGAAGTAACGGTTAAAAATACCAAACATGGCAAACAAAATGGGCATTTGCAGTAACAGCGGAAAGCAGCCGGCCATAGGGTTTACGCCTTCTTTTTGGTAAAGTTGCATAGTGGCCTTTTGCAGCTCTTGTGGTTGGCCCTTAAAACGTTCTTGTATTTCTTTTAGTTTTGGCTGTAATTCGCTCATACGGGCGGCACTTAGCATACCTTTTAACGACAGCGGGAATAAGGCAATACGAATAAGTAAAGTTACCAGTAAAATACTAAAGCCCCAGTTACCAACCAAACCGTAGAAAAGCCTTAATAACCAAGTTAAAAAACGCTCGAGCGGCCATAAAAATGCCGATTGGTCCATTACCCGCCCTAAATCGAAGCCCGATACACCAAAGGCGTTGTTATTAGCATTATTGTACCTATTTAAATATTGCTCTAGGCGCGGC
This DNA window, taken from Spirochaetaceae bacterium, encodes the following:
- a CDS encoding DUF3298 and DUF4163 domain-containing protein, whose translation is MKKIIFLFLAIAGYAINNEPDGFNVGILTINDNRLSFINTGYNTINSDINLPNISGSDDAEEYSALLANRVNAQIREELEALWAATSHVDFTANYDIYQASNLPIVSLLLNFSRYTGGANAMINLESVSFNYDTGERLEWANIFSPQAKDFFVTDINRQISEANAHSSEQNPTIFFDGSLINLDKAHWFFNQNEFILIFDLYELGPRASGNIRFSYSIQALINNDLLTLR
- a CDS encoding protein jag; its protein translation is MIKEFEGRSEQEAIEKAIAELQIEEFEVEILETEKAGFFKKANVRIRVHYQEAGSKADKKPVVFNGETLAIETEAITFLEKVIALMGYTAQIKVQRREREKIVLEIVSDSASILIGKKGKNLDALQLIINAYTSKNNRDEDALLPRIILDIEDYRRRQEELLVKQAIKSADMVAKNKRSRLLEPMNPFERRLVHTALSNRNDIITQSEGEGLYKQVRIIYKGSR